Below is a window of Gemmatimonadota bacterium DNA.
AAGAAGAGACGAGTGGCGGTAGAGCCTGAAATTTCCTCAGGCAACTGGCGCGGGAATTGAGTAGCCACGATGATGCCCAGTCCAAATGCCCGGCCTTCGAGCATCAAGGGGATGAGGAAGGGTGATGACACTAGTCGCCACGCTTCGTCGAGCACCAGTACCTGTCGCAAGGCGTGGGGTTGCTCTCGTAGCATGAGATAGGAGTGCAGCGCCATTAGGAAGAACTCGGCAACGGCGTTCTTTACCTGGTCGCCGGGCAACCGGCCAAGTCTGATCACTGTCGGCGTCGCTAACAGTTCAGAAAGCGTCAGGGACGCGTGTCCCACACTAAAGAGGCCTAGGTCAAAGATGGGGGAGAGCCGGCCTAGAAGGGTTGTGGCCCTCTCCCGCTCCAACACGTCCTTGACCGCCTCGAACGGCAGGTAGTGCTGTGAAGGCTCGGGGACGAATGGCCTGGTGCCAATCCCTGTGATTGCATAGGTTTCTTTCATTGCCTCCCGCAAAGCGAAAGCTTGTTGATCGCCCAAGCCGTAGACGCGCCGGAGCATATTGGCGAGTTCGTGAACGTGAGCTACAGGGTTGATCCCGCCGCTTATCTTGTCAATTGGTGGCACCATCGGGTTGAACGGCAGCCCTCCAAAAGATGCATCGTGAACATTGAAACCCTCGGTCGAGGCGTAGTCCGGTTTGGCGTAGTCATCTTTGAAGTCCAGGACAAGGGCCGAGATACCGATCCGGCGAAGTTCTCGGAGAATTGCCTTAGTTGCTTGGGTCTTTCCTGTCCCGGTCTCCCCCGTGATCGAAATGTGCGGGTTATTGAGTTTCTCCTCGGGGCTTTGGGGATCGAAAAAGACTTCGCGGCCCCCTCCGTAGGAGCCCAATGAAACGCCAATCGGAATGCGCGGGCGGGCTAAGGACGAGGCTTCAGCAGCGGATTCCTGCGGCCCGCTGGCCTCGTCATCAGACTTCTCCAATGCCTTCTCGTCACACTTCTCCATTTTTGGTGTCTCGTCATCCTTGGTAGTGGGCATACCCCTTCCGCTGCTTACTAGGGATTGACTTGCGTCCGCGGGTTCTTCCCCACCTTCCGGAGTTGACACAGGCGGTCCAAGAGCAGCCTCCAACTCCGGAACGCCGTCCTCGTTGAGATTCCGTAACGATATGGGAATCAGTTTGTCCCCAACTTGTGCATGCACGTTACGGGCGCGTTCGAGACTGGTGGCCGCTACTCCCAATCGCACGCTGATTAGTTCGCATCGCAATTCGACTTTTGCGTCTTCGTCGAAGAGTTTGAGTGCTAACTCGGTCCAGCGTTTTCGTGCGGCATTACTGTACGAGGCTTTGCACAGTTCCCAGTAGAGGTGTTCCCGAATGACTTCGCGCCGTGAGGGCGTCAGCAGTTGGTCTCTAGTTCCAGGGTCGAAGACACTACGGAGAACTCTGTAAGTTGACAGCATTTGTTCAATGGCGGAGCCGGTCACGATACCGTTGTTCACTGAGTACTCGGCAGTAACATCTTGTCGCGCCTTGACTTCAACGACCGTGACCGTGAACTGGTCATCTGCACCATCGATCACGAGCAGATCGGACCGCGAGTTGTCGTTGACATCGTGGAGATGGAGCCAGCGACGAGCTTTTTCACTGTCAAGACTCAAGACGATTCGCTCATGACCGGCGGGCGTGTTCACACGTAGGTGCTTGACGGCCACCATTAAACCGAGGACGCCCTTGACATGGGGAACGACAATGTCACCAGACTTGCCTGGCCGTAATGCAAGCAGGCCAGAATCGAGCAACTCGCTGAGAGAAGCCAAGATGGAGTCGAGAGTCCTGTCATCGACCGACGTGTTGAACTGCCGGACAACGTCACGGAGGCTCCGTCGGAACGCGTCGTTGCTCCGGGTGAAGGCTGCAACATCCCGGGTACGCTCCCGGGCGGTTAGTACGCGTAGAGCACCGATGTCGAGGTCTCGGTCGACATGACCGTCGGCTACAACGTACCACGGAACTTCCTGCGCGGCCTGCTGAAGTTGCTCGCGAAGTTTCCTGTCCTGGTGAATGCGCTGATAAGAGAGGATGTCGGGACCGATGGCCAACTGTGCTAGTTTGCAGTAGTCTGCGAGGATCCCTCCTGGCTCGGGCTCGAGATTGAGGGTGTTGCTGCTCAGTTGGTATGAAAGCCTGCGCCGGTTGGCAAGGGGCTGTATCTTCTGCCGTCCCCCTACAGCGTAGCCTGTAGCGCGGGCATGTGAACGTTCCGTCCGGTCGAAGGCTATGTACAGATGGGGCATAAGCCCGTGCGGTGGGGCGAGGTTACCCTCCACCACTCGGGTCGTTTGGAAGGTAAAGCGGCGGTTCTCGTGATCTCCGAAGCGGTTCTGTACTCGCCGTTCTTCATCAGCCGATAGATCCAATTCGGTGCCAACGCCCGAACGTGAGCGCAGGACCGTTACATGCGCACCGCGTAGCTTTGCGTCTCTCTGGTCCGCGAGGTCGCAGCACGCGAGGAGGATCTTGCCAGGGTCCGGCGGTTCGAGAACTGCTACTCGGAGTCCTTCAGCGGATGATGGATACATGTCGATGAACAATTCCATCAGCATGCGGACTGGCCCAAGGCCATCACCTGGATCACTAGCCATCGCTTCTCGGCTGAAGAGGGGCAGACCGCCGAATTTACCGGCAAACGGGAGACTCCAGCCTGTTTCAGAAACGAGACGAGGGGCTCCGAGGGAGGGGAGAAACAGTGGGACGCCGTGTTGCTTGAGTTCAGCGAATACAAGTTCGCGATCTCTCGCTTCGAGGCTATCCCGTTGGTCGGTCAAGACTCGGGAATACTCAACGTAGTGCCAGAGGAAGAGGGGATGTAGGGGCGTCAACAGAGCGACAAGTGATGAGCCATTGTTAAGGAACACAGTGTCCACAAGTAACACGAGTTCTAGAAGCACGCGAGCATCCTCGGCAGAGGACTCATGCAAGGCCGTGTGGAGGCTCCGGATGGTCTTCACTAGGTGCTGATATTCTCCGACAACCTTTGCAACCAAGGGTGCCGAATCAGGACTGACGGCGACGAGCAATGGTTCGACACAGAGTTGTTGAACCACTGGCAAGAGGGAGCGACGGGCAGAGTCGTATCGCTCAAAGGCTTCACGAATGGCCCCGAATTGAGGATTTGCCTGAGTAAAGGCTTCGATCAAATCGGCAATCATCGTCGAGTTCCAAGGCTGTATGACTTCGGCTGACTGCTGGAAATTGCGGACCATCATGGCGATGTCACCCCCTGACACCCGGACCAGACCCCCGTACTTGGTTTCATCAACCATCCGGCCGACAAGCGCTAGAACGTCGGTCTGCACCACGCCATCGATCTGTGTTCCAGATGACAGGGTCACACTGATGGCCTCCGGCCTCACCGTCTCCTCAAGGTCTTCGAGTTCATTCGTCAGGGAGTCCATTGCTTTGCGCAGAGACGGAGGAGCAGCGTCGTCGTAGTCGTCGGGGTCCTCAGATGCACCGTCCTGGGTGGACGGTCTTAGTAATGCTTCCGCTGCCAGTTCCGTAAGGTTGAAAGGGGTCGGTTTTCCGTTCTCGTCGTCGGGGCCTCTCCGCTTTCGGCGCCTTCGCGTCTTGGCTTTCAGAAGCTCCCGCGCATCGTCTGCTGAGAGCTCCATGTCTCCTCCACGTCGGTGCTTCTGCAGCACCCGCAACTGGTGTTGCAGTTTCGCTCGACGGGCATTGTTCTCCTCAGCAGCGAGTGCGGCGTCCACCTTCCCTCGGTCATTCTCACTGAAGTTGGCCAGCCGTAGGGCAAGTGACCGATTCTCCTCCAGCCGCTTGCGGAGTTGTTTCTCCCTAGGATCATCGAAAAAGGCAGGGTCAGGCAGGAGACCGAGCATGTTAATCCGGGTGGCGGCTTCTTCCTTTATGATCTCCGGACTAAGTCCGTCTAGCGCTATGTAGTAGTCGAGGAGGTCGGAGAAAGATGTCTGCTCATCGAAGCCGATGATGCCCCACCACAGTGGTAACACGTCGTTGATTTTGGAGAGCTGTGACTTGGCTCGTTCCGTCAACAGTGGACGCAGATCCGATGGTCCGACCAATACGAAGTCTTCCAATGAGGTGAGCTTGGCCTGGTCGGCTTCGGATACCACGACAATCAGGGCGTCGAGTCCCCGTTGATTGCGCCAGCGCTCGGCTTGCTGTACGGATGTGGCGAACTCCTCGGCCGGAAGCCCGGCTTGGTCTGCTGCTCCCGCAGCGGTCGGATTCAGGTAGGCGATCCGCAGTTCCAGCCCTTCGTCGCGCACTAGCCGCAACTGCCTCAACACTTCCGCCGGGTCAAGGTGGATATCCCGCACAAGTACGCCGGTGCTTCCCTTGGCATTACGTACGGCCTCTGCTAGAAGTTCTGCTGTTAAAGTGTCCTGGCGGTTTGCTTTAGTTGTAGGGCGCTCTGAGTTCAAAGCAGCGGCCTTTCATCCGGTGGTTACGATCGTACGGCCATCGGCATAGGTCTTCGCAAAGCCGATGTCGATCAAGAGATTCCGGAACTGGCTCACATTGAGACGAAGTTCATTCTCGTTGCACGAAATTGAGCGGGGAAGGTCTTGGCCTACACGGAGATCATTCCTGCGCACGACATCGAAGTCGACTTGGCGTCCTACCACGATGCCGTATGAGTGACGCAAGTCGTCCAGGAACTCATCGAACTGCTTCGGTTCTCCACGAGCAACGATTGATGCTACGAGGATCTCTGCGAATTCGGCATTTGCTCCGTAGCGTTTGTACTGCCTGCCGCGGCGACCGCGGTTGTCGTAAGGAGAGAGATAGCCGCTGCGTCGGCCCAAGGCAAGCAGCGCGTTCCAAGGGTAGCCTTTGACCGACGCGGGGCCTACGCCTGAATAGCCAGCTTTCCAAAAGGCCTCAGTCAAGGCTTGGATCGCTTCCATCGAGTCACGTTGGGCCTGGTACTCGGAGATCAAATATTGGCTATCAAGCCTGTCTGCTAAGGAATCGAGGTAAACCTCGACTTGGCTCTGGCTTCTAAGAGCGTTCGCCAGATAATCGCGAATACGGAAGACCACCAACTGCTCGATCGCTCGTCGACCACCT
It encodes the following:
- a CDS encoding ATP-binding protein: MNSERPTTKANRQDTLTAELLAEAVRNAKGSTGVLVRDIHLDPAEVLRQLRLVRDEGLELRIAYLNPTAAGAADQAGLPAEEFATSVQQAERWRNQRGLDALIVVVSEADQAKLTSLEDFVLVGPSDLRPLLTERAKSQLSKINDVLPLWWGIIGFDEQTSFSDLLDYYIALDGLSPEIIKEEAATRINMLGLLPDPAFFDDPREKQLRKRLEENRSLALRLANFSENDRGKVDAALAAEENNARRAKLQHQLRVLQKHRRGGDMELSADDARELLKAKTRRRRKRRGPDDENGKPTPFNLTELAAEALLRPSTQDGASEDPDDYDDAAPPSLRKAMDSLTNELEDLEETVRPEAISVTLSSGTQIDGVVQTDVLALVGRMVDETKYGGLVRVSGGDIAMMVRNFQQSAEVIQPWNSTMIADLIEAFTQANPQFGAIREAFERYDSARRSLLPVVQQLCVEPLLVAVSPDSAPLVAKVVGEYQHLVKTIRSLHTALHESSAEDARVLLELVLLVDTVFLNNGSSLVALLTPLHPLFLWHYVEYSRVLTDQRDSLEARDRELVFAELKQHGVPLFLPSLGAPRLVSETGWSLPFAGKFGGLPLFSREAMASDPGDGLGPVRMLMELFIDMYPSSAEGLRVAVLEPPDPGKILLACCDLADQRDAKLRGAHVTVLRSRSGVGTELDLSADEERRVQNRFGDHENRRFTFQTTRVVEGNLAPPHGLMPHLYIAFDRTERSHARATGYAVGGRQKIQPLANRRRLSYQLSSNTLNLEPEPGGILADYCKLAQLAIGPDILSYQRIHQDRKLREQLQQAAQEVPWYVVADGHVDRDLDIGALRVLTARERTRDVAAFTRSNDAFRRSLRDVVRQFNTSVDDRTLDSILASLSELLDSGLLALRPGKSGDIVVPHVKGVLGLMVAVKHLRVNTPAGHERIVLSLDSEKARRWLHLHDVNDNSRSDLLVIDGADDQFTVTVVEVKARQDVTAEYSVNNGIVTGSAIEQMLSTYRVLRSVFDPGTRDQLLTPSRREVIREHLYWELCKASYSNAARKRWTELALKLFDEDAKVELRCELISVRLGVAATSLERARNVHAQVGDKLIPISLRNLNEDGVPELEAALGPPVSTPEGGEEPADASQSLVSSGRGMPTTKDDETPKMEKCDEKALEKSDDEASGPQESAAEASSLARPRIPIGVSLGSYGGGREVFFDPQSPEEKLNNPHISITGETGTGKTQATKAILRELRRIGISALVLDFKDDYAKPDYASTEGFNVHDASFGGLPFNPMVPPIDKISGGINPVAHVHELANMLRRVYGLGDQQAFALREAMKETYAITGIGTRPFVPEPSQHYLPFEAVKDVLERERATTLLGRLSPIFDLGLFSVGHASLTLSELLATPTVIRLGRLPGDQVKNAVAEFFLMALHSYLMLREQPHALRQVLVLDEAWRLVSSPFLIPLMLEGRAFGLGIIVATQFPRQLPEEISGSTATRLFFGQTTAEQIRDIQRTLVGKTGGPEADHIGHVIRGLTPLHCVLQNAHYRPWVRVRVTPHYEVVADTSANSD